Part of the Leptospira neocaledonica genome is shown below.
GAATATGAAAAGGACAACTTTGAATCTATTGATTCAGATCCCGTTGAGGTGTTAAAATATCTTATGGAAGAGAATGGACTTACTCAAAAGGATATGTCAGAGTTGGGTAGTCAGGGTGTTGTCTCTGAGATTTTAAATGGGAAAAGGGAATTGAATATTCGCCAAATTAAGGCATTGGGAAAGAAATTCAAAGTTTCTCCGGCAGTTTTTATCTGACTCAATAGATTAGCGACTGCGTATAACTATCGGTGCTTCCGCTACGCTTCGAGCTTGCTTACGCAACTCTTGCTCGGGCTACGCCACATTCGCTTCCGTCGCTTCATTTGCAAAGCAAACTCTTGCCGTTGCGAACGTCGGAACACCTTGGTCGTTATGCGAAATGTGGCAAAATTTATCCTAGGTAAACTAAAATGAG
Proteins encoded:
- a CDS encoding helix-turn-helix domain-containing protein, with the protein product MILELERVRNIWPEVKDLLSVPHSDKQYKKLLKALDELIDEVGNNEKHPLAPLMETVGNLIEEYEKDNFESIDSDPVEVLKYLMEENGLTQKDMSELGSQGVVSEILNGKRELNIRQIKALGKKFKVSPAVFI